The Stieleria sp. JC731 genome has a segment encoding these proteins:
- a CDS encoding PIN/TRAM domain-containing protein, translated as MELIILRCVFLLCAGGVTWIINTSLPSDADVNPYLVLVGVMGVAVAAILVDIFISSKRIDTITAVYFGVLIGFLLTYVLWIAIAPLFAQSVLLGNAIQSIMGMLLCYICTSILMQTKDDFRFLIPYVEFVREVKGFKPLILDTSVVIDGRIADLVNTGVFDNQLIMPRFALSELQAIADSSDKLRRVRGRRGLDVLNRMRADDNVDLMIFDRDLPELAGQTVDLKLVLLAKHLEGKVVTGDYNLNKVAKLHNVPVINLNEISNSLRPVYLPDENFLVKIIKPGEGSEQGVGYLDDGTMVVVEGARNRIGQELDVRVTSTLQTNAGKMIFAKYESH; from the coding sequence ATGGAACTAATCATTCTCCGTTGCGTGTTTTTGTTGTGCGCAGGCGGGGTCACTTGGATCATCAACACATCCCTGCCGAGCGATGCGGACGTCAATCCGTATTTGGTCTTGGTTGGTGTGATGGGGGTCGCTGTTGCGGCGATCCTGGTCGATATTTTCATCTCCAGCAAGCGGATCGATACGATCACGGCGGTTTACTTTGGCGTCCTAATCGGATTCCTGTTGACCTACGTGTTATGGATCGCGATCGCGCCTTTGTTTGCGCAATCAGTTCTGCTGGGCAATGCAATCCAGTCAATCATGGGGATGCTGTTGTGCTATATCTGCACCAGTATTCTGATGCAGACAAAAGATGACTTCAGATTCCTGATCCCCTACGTTGAATTCGTCAGGGAAGTCAAAGGATTCAAGCCTTTGATCTTGGACACCAGCGTTGTCATTGACGGACGAATTGCAGACTTGGTGAATACCGGCGTGTTTGACAACCAGCTGATCATGCCCCGTTTCGCACTAAGCGAACTACAGGCCATCGCCGACAGCAGTGACAAGCTGCGACGCGTTCGTGGCCGTCGTGGCTTGGACGTGCTAAACCGCATGCGTGCAGATGACAACGTTGACTTGATGATCTTCGATCGTGATCTTCCCGAACTTGCTGGGCAGACCGTCGATTTGAAACTGGTACTGTTGGCAAAGCACCTTGAAGGCAAGGTTGTGACAGGCGACTACAACCTGAACAAAGTTGCCAAGCTTCACAACGTTCCAGTCATCAATCTGAACGAGATTAGCAATTCACTTCGGCCAGTCTATCTGCCAGACGAAAACTTCCTGGTGAAGATCATCAAACCAGGTGAAGGTTCCGAGCAGGGAGTTGGCTACCTGGACGACGGAACCATGGTTGTCGTCGAAGGTGCCCGAAATCGAATCGGGCAGGAGCTTGATGTGCGAGTCACCAGCACCCTGCAAACGAATGCAGGCAAGATGATTTTTGCGAAGTACGAATCGCACTAA